AATTAAGTATAGTAACGGCCAGCAGAAGTGAACCATCGCCTGTATTGGGTGATGGTTGGCTGCCTACCATTTGGATGGACAGATATGTTGGAAGCTCATGATCCAATAAAGGGCGtatccagtgcagagagctcccactctgtgcggggtctggggaagggtgttagtggcaagccttaccctcgtctgtgcaatgcgaggataccgcgactcgaacccgggaccttccggtcacaggcggtaagactctaccgcttgcaccaggcccgcccttcaagctCATGATCCAGTGGTGAAAAATAAAAGAGATGACGTGGATCAACGTGGTTGCAGAGAAATAGAAGTAAATGACCCTTAGTGGGTTCCATCTATATAggttatatagatatagatatagatttcaATTTCCAACTCCAACTCATATATGTTTCCTCTAGATCACCATTTTTCTGCTGATTTCCAAAGTAATAGTCATCTTTGTGTACACCATACGTTAGATTTCCAGGTGCCAGCACACCACAAAAACAGAAATCTCCCCTACAATAGACTCGTATCTACCATATATATTGGTATATAATAGAGGTTAGCTATGTTCCTTAATGTCCAACTAAGCTACGCCCCATGGAAATTTTGGATTGGCTTCGAGCGGGCCAACATATGTAAGCAATTAATCAGAAGGCTTGTGATAATATGGGTAAGGTAGACATATATAAGTCTACTAGGATAAAGCTATGCTATGATTCTATCATTAAAACAAATTTATGCAGAAAAGGGTAACCATGTATGAGGTGGAACTTTGGTAATGAAACATAGTCCTCGTTGGAATTATTATTGAGGGAATTGGTAGGCATATATAGCTGTGACACCAGAGCTGTACAGTTACATTAAATCCGTATTGGCAATTTTTAGTAACACATGGCATAATGCTGATGACAATGCAAATTAGCACAAAGCTGTGTTCCTCATCACTGTATTGATGAGTCAATAGGTGCTGTGCCGTGTGTCTCACCGATTATTACCCACTAATAACACTCCAAACGGTGCATGACTACGTGCACCACGCTGTTGATGTAAGTCCGTTCCATTTTCAGCCCTACCTATTCAGAAATTATTTATTTACAAGACTCTTGGCCCTTGGAGCGATTTGTATATTTTCTCAAGAACTAATTTGCGAATGCACAGGCTACTGCGGTCCGCGCGTCCAGCACAAGCAGCCAGCAagcggtggtggcggcgacggcgatgggCTCTGGTTCCAACTCCAAGGAGGGAGAGGAGCGGGTGCTCACCCACGGTGACGTGGTGCTCATCCGCTCCGACCTTGCAATCCTTCGTGGGCCGTGCTTCATCAACGACCGCATCATCGCCTTCTACTTCGCACACCTCTCTGCCAGCCTCCAGGACGACGACGACCTCCTTTTGCTCCCGCCCTCCATCCCCTACCTCCTCTCCAACCTCCCTGACTCGGCCGCTGTCGCCGCCGTCGCTGACCCGCTCCGTCTCGCTTCCCGCCGCCTCGTGCTGCTCCCTGTCAACGACAACCCTGATGCCTCCATCGCTGAGGGTGGTTCCCACTGGACCCTCCTCATCCTTAACAATGCCACTAGCCCCTCCGCGCCCCGCTTTGTCCACCACGACAGCCTCCCTGGCGCGCCCAACCTCCCCGTCGCTGCCCGCCTCGCCGACGCACTCCGCCCCCTGCTGTCAGGCAGCGATTCCAAGAGGGACACTGTTCCGCTCATTGAGGGGCCCACCCCGAGGCAGACCAATGGCTATGACTGCGGTGTCTATGTCATGGCCATCGCCAGGGCTCTGTGCGCCTGGTGGAACAATGGCCACGATCACCGGGAAGGCGATTGGTTCCAGGCGGTGAGGAGGGAGGTGGACGCCCACAGCGTCAAGGCCATGAGGGCAGACTTGCTGCAGCTAATCAACACTCTCATCCAGGAGAAGGCCAAGGCCAATTCCACATCCAAGGGCGACAGTGACCCAGGGTCATTACAATGATAGGCAGTAGATTAGTTGCTGGTAGAGATTTCTCAAATCTGGTGCCTCTTCTTGATCTTAATCAAGGTCTTTGCTCACTGGAATTCAGTTCAGGATTTGAGAACTACATTACAGGTGTTTTGGCTGGATTGGTGCTGAAGTTCTATACATTTGGCGTTTGGTTACTAGGGCACTGCATATACATGTATTTCTTTGTGTGTTTGGAATTTGGATGACACTTGAGAGCTTGATAAGAGAGAAAAATGGTTGGTCGAGCAGTTCATGTGTGATTTCTTGAAACTTCTTCACTGGAATTTTAGAATTCGAGAGCTAAATTACATGTACTTTCACATGTCCCTCTTACTCAAACGTTTCACTCAATATGATATTATGTTGCAAAACATGCAAGTTTCTAGTACATCATCCAGGAAACAGATGGTGTTGAACTAGGGAATCTTGAACCTGTTTTACTTGAGATCTATTATGTTCAATTTGTACTTTATGCTTTTCTGCTATTTTTCTTATCTCAGCAGCTCTAGAACCACAGCTGGCATGGTTTATTATCAAATGTGTTTGTAATATTTTAAACTGCATGTTTTTATCTTTTCAATGTGATAGTCAGATTTGAACTGCAAAGTGCTGCATGATGGTAGA
This DNA window, taken from Miscanthus floridulus cultivar M001 chromosome 13, ASM1932011v1, whole genome shotgun sequence, encodes the following:
- the LOC136501739 gene encoding NEDD8-specific protease 1-like, coding for MGSGSNSKEGEERVLTHGDVVLIRSDLAILRGPCFINDRIIAFYFAHLSASLQDDDDLLLLPPSIPYLLSNLPDSAAVAAVADPLRLASRRLVLLPVNDNPDASIAEGGSHWTLLILNNATSPSAPRFVHHDSLPGAPNLPVAARLADALRPLLSGSDSKRDTVPLIEGPTPRQTNGYDCGVYVMAIARALCAWWNNGHDHREGDWFQAVRREVDAHSVKAMRADLLQLINTLIQEKAKANSTSKGDSDPGSLQ